From a single Leishmania major strain Friedlin complete genome, chromosome 27 genomic region:
- a CDS encoding putative RNA-binding protein (previous protein_id=AAZ09960.1): protein MSACTVYVTGMPTSATEDDIFDFFTRIGNVAEVHMPSAEHQPASGAAAAVEVVFDKPEDAVSAVSISGSDFQEDIPIYISAVAPTAAATEKPAGHATTTAADAGGNTNGNAAAAAASAEPGAGLLMRRSADAERTSKNKVVISSIYPHTTRAQLREVFSPCGAICDFHLIPTRHMAFVGYTTEEACEKALKLDGAMVNGNPVVVRPCPPRDDAPGPASRRDATRRGNESTTASAPSRRQLDVRVVVHGVPSDVTKEALRAFFSPDCGPLTDVFLKPEIGVAFVAFTSAENAKRAISKSGEMLMGTRVKIEQRLPLICRRCDKEGHVAAQCKERSHGSRRRSNERRRRRRSSSSSSDRDRRRRRRSDSLDRDRRRSDSLDRDRRRSDSLDRDRHRRRHSRSRSPARRHSRSRSPPRRRRHSRSPPRSRSPPRSRSPPRRR from the coding sequence ATGAGTGCCTGCACCGTCTACGTGACCGGGATGCCGACCTCGGCGACGGAGGATGACATCTTCGATTTTTTCACTCGAATCGGCAATGTGGCAGAGGTGCATATGCCCTCAGCGGAGCATCAGCCGGCTTCCggggctgcagcagccgtcgaGGTCGTCTTCGACAAACCCGAGGATGCCGTCAGTGCTGTGTCGATAAGCGGCAGTGACTTCCAGGAAGACATCCCAATCTACATCTCCGCTGTGGCGCCAACGGCCGCTGCGACAGAGAAGCCGGCGGGCCACGCTACAACCACCGCTGCGGACGCTGGCGGCAATACCAACGGCaatgcggctgctgcagcagcttcagcggAACCGGGTGCTGGCCTGCTAATGCGTCGCTCGGCAGATGCCGAGAGGACGTCCAAGAATAAAGTTGTCATCTCGTCGATTTATCCTCATACGACGAGGgcacagctgcgcgaggTCTTCAGCCCGTGCGGCGCCATCTGCGACTTTCACCTGATCCCCACCCGCCACATGGCCTTCGTGGGCTAcacgacggaggaggcgtgcGAGAAGGCGTTAAAGCTGGACGGGGCGATGGTGAACGGTAACCCCGTCGTCGTACGGCCCTGCCCTCCACGCGACGATGCGCCTGGGCCTGCATCCCGGCGCGACGCGACGCGTCGCGGCAATGAGAGCACCACTGCTTCTGCGCCGAgccggcggcagctggatgtccgcgtcgtcgtccacgGCGTCCCCTCTGATGTCACaaaggaggcgctgcgcgccttcTTCTCACCCGATTGTGGGCCGCTCACAGACGTGTTTCTCAAGCCAGAGATCGGCGTCGCTTTTGTGGCCTTCACCTCAGCCGAGAACGCCAAGCGGGCCATCAGCAAATCGGGAGAGATGCTTATGGGTACCCGCGTAAAGATTGAGCAACGACTTCCACTGATCTGCCGCCGGTGCGACAAAGAGGGGCACGTGGCGGCACAGTGCAAGGAGCGTTCGCACGGCtcccggcgccgcagcaacgaacgtcgacgccgtcgtcgctcgtcttcctcttcgtccGATCGcgaccgccgtcgccgtcgccgctctgACTCGCTCgaccgcgaccgccgccgctctgaCTCGCTCgaccgcgaccgccgccgctctgaCTCGCTCGACCgcgaccgccaccgccgtcgccactcgcgcagtcgcagcccAGCGCGTCGCCACtcgcgcagtcgcagcccaccgcgtcgccgccgtcacaGTCGCAGCCCgccgcgcagtcgcagcccaccacgcagtcgcagcccgccgcgtcgccgttAA
- a CDS encoding conserved hypothetical protein (previous protein_id=AAZ09962.1), with product MPNDTLQVKLSQDSLFFPLPFTNATIDNVVQVKNMLPVVQGDPKANVISFKILSRVQNRYSVHPPVGFIGAGEHATIIFSFNPEHVKMAKNPEERELPTEATKDAIHVDFAVVDAPSVQTALAHWVPGSKETKASWEVVADASRFWKQRGQVKENSPITMRYKLRCVFATRNNVPDSLVMCMKEEGGCCKLITDGAAPLPRTRPPMTSSTQPQNTAPPEAPPHRYSESQRTTPTTRSPRSDACCTPCAIGPPGIFTMGPGAAAAASAPSASPPSSAPTQKSKTSAGITCGDITLKSIAEEVLNYKLSYRAVGVLLFLTLLCGLLDQSNLLTWLIAKQ from the coding sequence ATGCCCAACGACACCCTTCAGGTCAAGCTGTCACAAGACAGCCTCTTCTTTCCCTTGCCCTTCACAAACGCCACCATCGATAATGTCGTGCAGGTGAAGAACATGCTGCCGGTCGTGCAAGGCGACCCGAAAGCGAACGTCATCTCGTTCAAGATCCTGAGCCGAGTGCAGAACAGGTACTCTGTTCACCCCCCTGTCGGCTTCATTGGCGCTGGTGAGCATGCCACGATCATCTTCTCCTTCAACCCCGAGCACGTCAAGATGGCCAAGAACCCGGAGGAGCGCGAGCTGCCGACAGAGGCGACAAAGGACGCTATTCACGTCGACTTCGCTGTTGTTGACGCGCCGTCTGTGcagacggcgctggcgcatTGGGTTCCTGGCAGCAAGGAGACAAAGGCGTCGTGGGAGGTTGTAGCCGACGCTTCGCGGTTTTGGAAGCAACGTGGGCAGGTGAAAGAAAATTCGCCGATCACGATGCGCTACAAGCTCAGGTGCGTCTTCGCGACGCGGAACAACGTGCCCGACAGCCTTGTGATGTGCATGAAGGAAGAAGGCGGCTGCTGCAAGCTGATTAcggacggcgccgcaccgctgccgaggacTCGGCCTCCCATGACATCgtcgacgcagccgcagaaCACAGCCCCTccggaggcgccgccgcaccgctaCTCTGAGAGTCAACGCACCACGCCGACTACGCGGTCCCCGCGCAGCGATGCCTGTTGCACTCCGTGCGCAATAGGTCCCCCGGGCATCTTTACAATGGGGCCgggtgcggccgcggccgcgtcggcgccgtccgccTCTCCACCGTCTTCGGCACCAACACAGAAGTCGAAGACTTCCGCCGGGATTACTTGTGGCGACATCACACTGAAGAGCATCGCGGAGGAAGTACTGAACTACAAGCTCTCCTACAGGGCGGTGGGTGTGCTGCTGTTTCTCACGCTGCTATGCGGCCTGCTGGACCAGTCCAACCTCCTGACGTGGCTGATTGCGAAACAGTAG
- a CDS encoding conserved hypothetical protein (previous protein_id=AAZ09963.1) has product MVTSALTAVSSASGAGAGTATTESMHMVKEASLHNTWAANFNNTETLRETVSTSNGAYTAFEEELVRELNELRRAPAAYAAIVEREATIGAPYVQENDLYFCDESAAESAAVELRRHLEEQYCPVQCEVASTASSAVSRAMMQAVSPKTGMQAGQEKRRGKKALDGPPSSPALSTGVGASSTARRRSGRPSPAPQRHTTGLGAPHGGGGPSSRRCTISSDLPGGGVTVAGVSALRATPVTLRSQGLHELTLSQLRHQFRCQQRYRAALEVALRDMRASQRQAEAAQQAAWASEAEKALRKGRRLMTTNAFNVNMGASSTPLQHNNTVEPSVPSVVPHNHKKLSHTSTATSAMRTSSSSEDPVSLRRSEDMAQLRSMHEARIRRMEQKLRDVRNACKRSLAAANIVLDAVRALREAQPAPPVQRHRGLSLAAHDTAVMYYGDEERVAALQDLYAVSRATLVGLAEYPGAPTAPLPTLEQLSRRLEQCQVEEAKPKITSVSSSPGRRSRCEDGDEGDVRERSGTEVAPSWVLPLLSEEASLLANVAKNACTTYGYISGEVHGLHLQVITGSPRSLLLQMILGLLTPVLDLSNHSLPQSSGQATQRVSSPTMANSTNATRCYAGVRIEGHVYAAAGAPTGTRDAAARADLPQFQVASSQQGTGERDRADQVPAAWLSKEEAQLAAPEHKCSNSDTGAITDASHAQRAAAAAAQRLWPLLWTGAYTIGCAWQQVRGWRDVPTFAEACEERQAIQCASSGTLSSREATPPFTGEAHTVICTTLLFASGFEEYEVVRGCQHMSPAAARRVVQSTPVTVFDGGPQSASHGGSIADSVEARRAAVDVHSTLGVTLLTPTMHPMHIHASDPSCRAVCVAVRVPYTSPGFSFTHSSMCAGEDGRVCSGGCRDPSIRIVAQVTRQCELTPPHPTTCTAEVLTQRSPVDPSVWLVLVDTAATFQRHAAAFTNNDGAVLKADASPGTGATTMSATSAVVPLALHIYAKDMNDAMGEFEHVAFIRMQQYPQPREVNAGAVAIAASAAPATPAPYVLMEPEWRYLLNGLACVAASPLSTQTVTRLTATSHTAAQASVLTKVASTTPTATSVGWATLHEPLLGRDGVLLCPLSADLRESERCGDMLEALRIHHETTSSGRDGKAAAAAGRVIRVAVQLPANSNVRWWRRRLMKLRCLQEKLTDEVVAEGDEQTAASTAQSPSAACTHQDRSPESLAGGCNLPAAEPAPPSDDGHADAKATALGASNESGEAATSAASVTPILGSPRSSANPAAMDAEAGAAVEGSSSAAEVASGPPKGKGSEKKVSSDGKREAKRSPTSAAAGGSGARAQGGRRSPSNNAPSGMSKKKAQALHNDSDGAMASSTAAAAAAASTGSSLASAQARCRTLSVCTAPKLPESGALREYESMVQRAAGMTPVASRSGSVQPCLQPSLISIIGLRELCAQLHTDLQIWEAHLRRVRPILCGERDRIATEIVKKKGKEQLRLQHDHEDVVGELQVIERGVASLSQAAAAATDALRTRERTQMLRRARLVRIADELVAIESSPPRLVPKDTSDKVVAAPLPSTPPRSAAPKVTLRFFKTEGVAAGSGCKAAFAVARPPQHLSSQRAGVLDCTMREDAPKPSEREAGEVTLVPQPSSARDAASSSSPLQPLEGDGNSAADVYAATCSIPLTFAGRATLYIDDEVAVTWLV; this is encoded by the coding sequence ATGGTTACCTCAGCCTTGACAGCGGTGTCTTCTGCTTCGGGTGCTGGAGCGGGTacggcgacgacggagtCGATGCACATGGTGAAGGAGGCATCGCTGCACAATACCTGGGCGGCAAACTTCAACAACACCGAGACTCTGCGCGAGACGGTGAGCACGAGTAACGGGGCCTACACCGCCTTTGAGGAGGAGCTCGTGCGAGAGTTGAACGAGTTACGGCGTGCGCCGGCGGCCTACGCGGCGATTGTCGAGCGAGAGGCCACGATCGGTGCTCCCTACGTCCAGGAGAACGATCTTTACTTCTGCGACGAGAGCGCGGCCGAGAGCGCGGCCGTGGAGttgcgccgccacctggAGGAGCAGTACTGCCCTGTGCAATGCGAAGTAGCATCCACtgccagctccgccgtctctcGTGCTATGATGCAAGCCGTGTCGCCGAAGACGGGTATGCAAGCCGGTCAGGAGAAGCGCAGGGGCAAGAAAGCTCTCGACGGTCCCCCATCATCTCCAGCGCTGTCCACGGGTGTTGgtgcgagcagcaccgcgcgacggcgcagcggtcGGCCATCGCCAGCACCCCAGCGGCACACCACGGGCTTAGGGGCTCCCCACGGCGGGGGTGGACcgtcgtcgcggcggtgTACGATCTCGTCCGATCTCCCCGGCGGTGGGGTTACGGTGGCGGGTGTGTCTGCTCTGCGCGCGACCCCGGTGACGCTGCGCAGTCAAGGACTGCATGAACTGACCCTCTCTCAGCTGCGCCATCAGTTTCGCTGTCAGCAGCGCTACCGCGCCGCGCTGGAAGTGGCGCTGCGAGACATGAGAGCCTCTCAGAGGCAGgccgaagcggcgcagcaggcggcgtGGGCCTCCGAGGCTGAGAAGGCGCTGAGGAAGGGTCGCCGCCTCATGACGACGAACGCCTTCAACGTGAACATGGGAGCCTCCTCGACGCCCCTACAACACAACAACACGGTCGAGCCGAGCGTGCCGTCGGTGGTGCCACACAACCACAAGAAGCTGAGCCATACCAGCACTGCCACCTCAGCGATGCGCACAAGCAGCTCCTCGGAAGATCCCGtttcgctgcgccgcagcgaggacatggcgcagctgcgcagcatgcACGAGGCGCGCATCCGGCGCATGGAGCAGAAGCTCCGCGACGTCCGTAACGCTTGCAAGCGCAGTCTTGCCGCCGCCAATATCGTGCTCGACGCGGTGCGTGCTCTGCGCGAGGCACAACCAGCGCCGCCCGTGCAACGCCACCGTGGCCTCTCGTTGGCCGCCCATGACACAGCTGTAATGTActacggcgacgaggagcgggtggcggcgctgcaggaccTCTACGCGGTATCGCGTGCCACGCTGGTGGGGTTGGCCGAGTACCCTGGTGCACCTACAGCACCCCTGCCGACGCTAGAGCAACTCTCGCGACGGCTGGAGCAGTGCCAAGTAGAAGAAGCGAAGCCTAAAATCACGAGCGTCAGCAGCTCGCCCGGCCGGCGCAGTCGCTGtgaggacggcgacgagggcgacgtgCGCGAGCGGAGCGGGACGGaggtggcgccgtcgtggGTGTTGCCGTTGCTATCGGAGGAGGCGTCGCTTCTCGCCAACGTTGCAAAGAATGCATGCACAACGTACGGCTACATATCTGGCGAGGTGCACGGGCTCCACCTGCAGGTTATAACCGGGAGTCCACgctccctgctgctgcagatgatCCTTGGTTTGCTGACTCCTGTTCTGGACCTCTCGAACCACAGCCTACCGCAGAGCAGCGGTCAGGCAACGCAGAGGGTATCGTCACCGACGATGGCGAATAGTACCAACGCAACACGGTGCTACGCAGGAGTGCGCATCGAGGGCCATGTGTACGCGGCAGCCGGCGCACCCACCGGCACCAgagacgccgcggcgcgcgcagacTTGCCGCAGTTCCAGGTGGCGTCATCGCAGCAGGGGACGGGTGAGCGGGACCGTGCCGATCAGGTGCCGGCAGCGTGGCTGagcaaagaagaagcgcagcTCGCAGCTCCTGAGCACAAGtgcagcaacagcgacaCTGGCGCTATCACGGACGCGTCTCACGCTcaacgagctgctgctgctgcggcgcagcggctgtggcCTCTCCTGTGGACTGGCGCCTACACGATTGGGTGCGCCTGGCAGCAGGTGCGTGGCTGGCGCGATGTACCAACCTTTGCGGAGGCGTGcgaggagcggcaggcgaTACAGTGTGCATCCTCCGGCACCCTTAGCAGCAGGGAGGCTACGCCCCCCTTCACGGGGGAGGCACACACTGTCATCTGCACGACGCTGCTGTTTGCCTCCGGTTTTGAGGAGTACGAAGTGGTGCGTGGGTGTCAGCATATGagcccagcagcggcgcggcgcgttGTGCAGAGCACGCCAGTGACGGTGTTCGATGGCGGCCCGCAGAGCGCCAGCCACGGAGGCAGTATTGCGGACTCGGTCGAggcgcgccgtgccgctgtgGACGTGCACTCGACGCTGGGTGTGACACTGCTGACGCCCACCATGCACCCAATGCATATACACGCCAGCGACCCGTCGTGCCGCGCTGTCTGCgtggctgtgcgtgtgccttaCACCTCACCAGGCTTCTCCTTCACGCACAGCTCCATGTGCGCCGGTGAGGATGGGCGagtgtgcagcggcggttgTCGCGATCCCTCGATCCGTATTGTGGCTCAGGTGACTCGTCAGTGCGAGCTGACACCGCCACACCCAACCACGTGCACCGCTGAGGTGCTGACGCAGCGAAGTCCTGTGGACCCATCTGTTTGGCTGGTGCTGGTTGACACAGCTGCTACCTTTcaacgccacgccgctgcgttCACGAACAACGACGGTGCCGTCTTGAAAGCAGACGCGTCGCCCGGGACGGGCGCGACGACGATGTCTGCTACGAGCGCTGTCGTGCCGCTCGCCCTGCACATCTACGCAAAGGACATGAACGACGCGATGGGCGAGTTCGAACACGTCGCCTTTATCCGCATGCAGCAGTACCCACAGCCGCGCGAGGTGAatgccggcgctgtcgccatagccgcctctgctgcgcctgccaCGCCCGCTCCCTATGTGCTGATGGAGCCAGAGTGGCGCTACCTTCTGAATGGTCtcgcctgcgtcgctgcctcgcctCTCTCGACACAGACGGTGACGAGGCTGACCGCTACTTCTcacacggcggcgcaggcatCTGTGCTTACAAAGGTGGCCAGTACCACGCCGACCGCGACGTCGGTGGGGTGGGCCACGCTGCATGAGCCGCTGCTTGGCAGGGATGGCGTGTTGCTCTGCCCGCTCTCTGCGGATCTTCGGGAGTCGGAGCGGTGCGGTGACatgctggaggcgctgcgaaTCCATCACGAGACGACAAGTAGTGGCAGAGACGGCaaggcggctgcagctgctgggcgTGTGATTCGTGTAGCAGTGCAGCTGCCTGCTAATTCCAATGTACGGtggtggcgtcggcgcctgATGAAGCTGCGTTGCCTACAAGAAAAGCTAACGGATGAGGTGGTGGCAGAGGGCGACGAGCAAACCGCCGCCTCGACCGCGCAGTCGCCAAGCGCTGCCTGTACTCACCAAGACCGCTCACCAGAGTCGCTAGCGGGGGGATGCAATCTCCCCGCAGCCGAACCCGCTCCGCCGTCGGATGATGGACATGCAGACGCGAAGGCCACGGCCCTCGGTGCCAGTAATGAGTCAGGAGAAGCTGCTACATCAGCGGCTTCTGTGACGCCGATCCTTGGATCTCCGCGTTCATCCGCGAACCCAGCAGCGATGGATGCGGAGGCTGGTGCGGCCGTAGAAggttcctcctccgctgctgaAGTCGCCTCGGGGCCGCCCAAGGGGAAGGGTTCAGAGAAGAAggtgagcagcgacggcaagCGCGAGGCGAAGAGGTCCCCAACctcggctgcagcaggcggcagTGGAGCGAGGGCGCAGGGTGGTAGACGCTCGCCGTCCAACAACGCCCCTTCCGGCATGTCAAAGAAGAaagcgcaggcgctgcacaacgacagcgacggcgccatgGCGTCTTcgacagctgccgctgctgcggcagcttccACGGGATCCTCCCTGGCATccgcgcaggcgcgctgTCGCACGCTGAGCGTTTGCACGGCACCCAAGCTTCCCGAGAGCGGTGCGCTGCGCGAGTACGAGAGCATGGTTCAGCGTGCTGCAGGTATGACACCTGTGGCATCCCGTAGCGGCAGCGTGCAACCGTGCCTGCAGCCGTCGCTAATCTCCATCATCGGCCTTCGAGAGCTctgcgcgcagctgcacaccgaCCTGCAGATCTGGGAGGCGCACCTGAGGCGCGTGCGGCCCATCCTCTGTGGCGAGCGCGACCGCATAGCGACAGAGATAGtgaagaagaaggggaaggagcaactgcgcctgcagcacgACCACGAGGATGTGGTGGGTGAGCTGCAGGTGATTGAAAGGGGCGTAGCGTCATTAAGTcaggcagccgcggcggccaccgacgcgttgcgcacacgcgagcGCACCCAGATGCTGCGTCGCGCTCGCCTCGTGCGCATCGCTGACGAGTTGGTCGCCATCGAGTCCTCGCCACCGAGGTTGGTTCCGAAGGATACGAGCGACAAGGTGGTAGCTGCACCGCTACCGTCCACGCCACCGCGGTCCGCAGCGCCGAAAGTGACGCTCCGTTTCTTCAAGACGGAGGGGgtcgctgccggcagcggctgtaAAGCGGCCTTCGCCGTCGCTCGTCCTCCGCAGCACCTGTCCTCACAGCGGGCTGGCGTGCTGGACTGCACGATGCGCGAGGACGCCCCCAAGCCctcggagagggaggcgggtgAGGTAACGCTGGTCCCGCAGCCGTCGTCCGCCCGTGATGCAgcgtcctcctcatcgccTTTGCAACCGCTCGAAGGCGACGGTAATAGCGCCGCTGACGTGTACGCGGCGACCTGCTCGATACCGCTGACGTTTGCCGGTCGCGCCACACTTTACATTGACGACGAGGTCGCTGTGACGTGGCTAGTGTGA
- a CDS encoding hypothetical protein (previous protein_id=AAZ09961.1): MRLVHECEVLAPVAHPMPSTLPTSALSSSSTSAPTTSAAVETGTASSSIVSGPFSWDSAKAMLVSYLDPDDSANNLRDANAKAVLRGVYALLDTVIARYPTLTPLTLLKRYSTMQDLSNAHQALYAACAASLDDTALLRSISWDEVRLHWKAQTGVTATTCTTPAFAALRPLRVDKSVLDNLKTSVKGAGGKGFFSSPFLRKGAATPMTAQRAASGDNDDVASSTWPLAHYPVQLLLWQAMRYATAVYGEVYRRGSLSSTFSVALLFTIKRSGAEVSKQENDSAVTSLLELPPSALRLSRWASQATEPSYALLVDDVAGRIVVSFRGTLNTFDIMTDLAAVSQPFCGGYAHQGAAEVVNTLFDQRASRYGERVERQRKAATAATAVEAVTDATPSSPAKRVVGVEEQTSLSATDSETDGIGAPEATKEPVMVALKPYALQPLDTPDGLLDGLEQLAAENPSYSILITGHSLGGGVAVLFATRLRYDEVLPPAVLKRIHVIAFAPMPTLSLPAASCFDQVSCARADGGYGRRDVPQQSAPVGACFPVWSVVNGFDCVPRLQVNTIDRLLRQVVGPQIAASAEVSSAAAPAATDARQQVLRDLRERDIATYGVASGAHAETEMVDMPTAPTKAAATEAPLPCVHDNAMPTAVDDTVEDAAHTSVSEAMIRVCTSVDSGAQGASNLKSLPSKSEDRRHEARDLSHELHHPGRVLLLTSPWDGMTNRLVDVPRGHPVMHELFLMKSMLMQHMLDSYSASLGEIHEDPRHASREERS, translated from the coding sequence ATGCGGCTGGTGCACGAGTGCGAGGTCCTTGCTCCAGTCGCGCATCCGATGCCGTCCACCTTGCCGACATCGGCTTTATCTTCCTCTTCCACCTCTGCGCCcacgacgtcggcggcggtggaaaCGGGCACTGCATCATCCTCGATAGTTAGCGGACCCTTTTCGTGGGATAGCGCCAAGGCAATGCTGGTGAGCTACCTCGACCCTGACGACAGCGCCAACAACCTCCGCGACGCCAATGCGAAGGCCGTGCTTAGGGGTGTGTACGCGCTGCTCGACACGGTGATTGCGCGCTATCCGACGTTGACGCCGCTTACTTTGTTGAAACGGTACTCGACGATGCAGGATCTGAGCAACGCGCATCAGGCGCTATATGCAGCGTGTGCGGCATCTCTGGACGACACGGCGCTCCTCCGCAGCATCAGCTGGGATGAGGTGCGACTGCACTGGAAAGCTCAGACTGgtgtcaccgccaccacatGCACCACGCCCGCCTTCGCGGCCCTtcggccgctgcgcgtggACAAGTCCGTCCTCGACAATCTCAAGACGAGTGTGAAGGGTGCCGGCGGCAAGGGCTTCTTCTCGTCCCCCTTCTTGCGAAAGGGGGCGGCAACACCGATGACGGCACAGCGGGCGGCATCCGGTGATAATGATGACGTCGCGTCATCAACGTGGCCCCTCGCTCATTAtccggtgcagctgctgctctggcAGGCCATGCGGTACGCTACGGCAGTCTACGGCGAAGTGTACCGGCGCGgctccctctcctccacatTCTCGGTCGCACTGCTCTTTACGATCaaacgcagcggcgccgaagTATCGAAGCAGGAAAATGACTCAGCGGTGACGAGCCTGCTGGAGCTGCCACCGAGTGCTCTGCGGCTGTCGCGGTGGGCCTCACAGGCTACCGAGCCGAGCTACGCCCTCCTCGTGGACGACGTCGCCGGCCGCATCGTCGTTTCCTTCCGTGGAACGTTGAACACGTTCGACATCATGACAGACCTCGCGGCGGTCAGCCAGCCATTTTGTGGTGGCTACGCCCATCAAGGTGCAGCGGAAGTGGTGAATACGCTATTTGATCAGCGGGCCTCGCGGTATGGGGAGAGAGTGGAGCGACAAAGGAAAGCAGCCACAGCTGCGACGGCGGTCGAGGCGGTCACAGACGCGACTCCGTCCTCTCCAGCGAAGAGAGTCGTgggtgtggaggagcagacATCGCTTAGTGCCACCGACAGTGAAACAGATGGCATCGGTGCCCCGGAAGCGACCAAGGAGCCGGTGATGGTCGCCCTGAAGCCGtatgcgctgcagccgctggaCACACCAGATGGCCTTCTCGACGGGCTCGAGCAGCTTGCGGCGGAGAACCCGTCCTATTCGATTCTCATCACAGGCCACTcgctcggcggcggtgttgctgtgcTCTTCGCCACTCGGTTGCGCTATGACGAGGTACTACCGCCGGCTGTGCTCAAGCGCATTCACGTGATCGCGTTTGCACCGATGCCGACCTTGTCCCTGCCAGCTGCTTCGTGTTTTGACCAAGTGAGCTGCGCGCGGGCCGACGGCGGCTACGGCCGTCGCGATGTGCCGCAACAGAGCGCTCCAGTGGGCGCGTGCTTTCCGGTATGGAGTGTTGTGAACGGCTTTGACTGCGTGCCGCGACTGCAGGTGAATACCATTGATCGACTGCTGCGGCAAGTGGTCGGACCTCAGATCGCTGCCTCTGCCGAGGTGTCGTCGGCTGCGGCCCCGGCCGCCACAGATGCACGGCAGCAAGTACTTCGAGATTTGCGTGAGCGTGACATAGCGACATACGGCGTGGCTTCCGGCGCGCATGCGGAAACGGAGATGGTAGACATGCCCACAGCGCCCACCAAggccgccgcgacggaggCCCCATTGCCGTGCGTACACGACAACGCCATGCCAACAGCAGTGGATGATACCGTGGAGGACGCCGCGCACACCTCAGTTTCTGAGGCGATGATTAGAGTGTGCACATCGGTGGACAGTGGCGCTCAGGGGGCATCAAATCTCAAGAGCTTACCTTCGAAGAGCGAGGACAGGAGGCACGAGGCGCGGGATCTCTCTCACGAGCTTCACCACCCTGGACGGGTGCTGCTACTCACCTCGCCGTGGGACGGCATGACGAACCGCCTGGTGGACGTGCCACGTGGCCATCCTGTCATGCACGAGCTGTTCCTTATGAAGTCCATGCTGATGCAGCACATGTTGGACTCGTACAGCGCGTCACTAGGAGAGATACATGAAGATCCACGACACGCAAGCAGAGAGGAGCGGAGCTAG